A single Tenacibaculum sp. Bg11-29 DNA region contains:
- a CDS encoding DUF368 domain-containing protein gives MNRTNKDYVVIMLKGMAMGAADVVPGVSGGTIAFISGIYEELLSSISNVNLSLFKTLKKDGIKAAWKQLNGNFLASLFIGIFISIVSLAKVISWLLESHPILLWSFFFGLVLASVIYIAKQITRWNYIVVLLLLFGAVLAYYITTLNPIVSENSSTLFMFFAGAIAICAMILPGISGSFILVLLGAYKPVLTAINNRDFTTIAAVGLGAILGLLSFSRILKYLFTNYKNYTLAVLTGFIIGSLNKIWPWKKVLTFRTNSHGEQVPFNELSVSPFAYEGDPKLIYASLLIVAGFALILVLEKLAVKK, from the coding sequence ATGAACAGAACAAATAAAGATTATGTAGTAATCATGCTAAAAGGAATGGCAATGGGAGCTGCCGATGTAGTTCCTGGTGTTTCTGGAGGAACAATCGCTTTTATTTCAGGTATTTATGAAGAGTTGCTAAGTTCAATTAGTAACGTTAATTTAAGTTTGTTTAAAACTTTAAAAAAGGATGGAATAAAAGCTGCTTGGAAACAATTAAACGGTAACTTTTTAGCATCACTTTTTATCGGTATTTTTATAAGTATTGTTTCTTTAGCAAAAGTAATTTCATGGTTGTTAGAAAGCCATCCAATATTATTATGGTCTTTTTTCTTTGGCTTAGTCTTAGCAAGTGTTATTTATATAGCAAAACAAATTACAAGGTGGAACTATATAGTAGTGTTGTTACTGCTTTTTGGAGCTGTTTTAGCATATTATATCACCACTTTAAACCCTATTGTGTCAGAAAATTCATCAACACTCTTTATGTTTTTTGCAGGTGCAATAGCTATATGCGCAATGATTTTACCAGGTATTTCAGGTTCTTTTATTTTAGTGCTTTTAGGAGCTTACAAACCTGTGTTAACTGCAATAAATAATAGAGATTTTACGACGATAGCAGCAGTAGGTTTAGGAGCTATTTTAGGTTTGTTATCTTTTTCTCGAATTTTAAAATATTTGTTTACTAACTATAAAAATTATACACTAGCAGTTTTAACAGGCTTTATTATTGGTTCATTAAACAAAATATGGCCATGGAAAAAAGTACTAACATTTAGAACAAATTCTCATGGAGAACAGGTGCCTTTTAATGAGTTATCAGTATCACCTTTTGCATACGAAGGAGATCCAAAACTTATTTATGCTTCTTTATTAATAGTTGCTGGATTTGCATTAATTTTAGTGCTCGAAAAATTGGCTGTAAAAAAATAA
- a CDS encoding alanine racemase: protein MAELIIHTKKIQGNIKYLSAYFDVHNISWSLITKVFSGDKEFLKQVLTDEVIDRIDSIGDSRLTSLKNLKMVNPKMRTIYIKPPAKMYADDIVKYADISLNSSFSTILALNQAAKKADKIHQIIIMIELGELREGVKRTELISFYESIFQLPSIEVIGIGSNLGCMYGVEPSYDKLLQLSLYQELISAKFNKDLKYVSGGTSITLPLIENKTIPKDINHFRVGEAVFFGVSPLDNKQFKELSVDTFEFSANIIELEDKKIVPDGIISHANIGQSADFNEENVNETSLKAILDFGLLDVDQNDIDFIDKELEFVGITSDMLVVDLGTNATKEGKKKYSIGSKIYFKPSYMAVARLLNSKFIDKKYK, encoded by the coding sequence ATGGCTGAGTTAATAATTCACACTAAAAAAATTCAAGGCAACATCAAGTATTTAAGTGCTTATTTTGATGTACATAATATTTCTTGGAGTCTAATTACCAAAGTTTTTTCAGGAGACAAAGAATTTCTAAAGCAGGTACTTACTGATGAAGTAATCGATAGAATTGATTCTATTGGAGATTCAAGACTAACCAGTTTGAAAAACTTAAAAATGGTTAATCCTAAAATGCGAACAATTTACATTAAACCTCCTGCAAAAATGTATGCAGATGATATTGTAAAGTACGCAGATATTTCTCTGAACAGTTCTTTCTCTACTATTTTGGCTTTAAACCAAGCAGCTAAAAAGGCTGATAAAATTCACCAAATTATAATAATGATTGAACTTGGTGAATTACGCGAAGGTGTAAAAAGAACTGAGTTAATAAGTTTTTATGAAAGTATTTTTCAACTTCCGAGTATTGAAGTTATCGGTATTGGTTCAAATTTAGGCTGCATGTATGGCGTTGAACCTTCATATGATAAATTACTACAACTATCACTTTATCAAGAACTAATCTCTGCTAAATTTAATAAGGATTTGAAATATGTTTCTGGTGGTACATCTATCACTTTGCCACTTATTGAGAATAAAACGATTCCCAAAGATATTAATCATTTTCGAGTTGGAGAAGCTGTGTTTTTTGGAGTCAGTCCATTAGATAACAAACAGTTTAAAGAACTGTCAGTAGACACTTTTGAATTTAGCGCTAACATCATTGAACTTGAAGATAAAAAAATTGTGCCAGACGGCATAATAAGTCATGCAAATATTGGGCAATCTGCAGATTTCAATGAAGAAAATGTCAATGAAACTTCACTTAAAGCTATTCTTGATTTTGGGTTGTTAGATGTTGATCAAAACGATATTGATTTTATTGATAAAGAATTAGAATTCGTTGGAATAACCTCTGACATGCTTGTTGTTGATCTTGGCACGAATGCAACAAAAGAGGGGAAAAAGAAATATAGTATTGGAAGTAAAATATATTTTAAACCAAGCTACATGGCAGTAGCTAGGCTTTTAAATTCAAAATTTATTGATAAAAAATATAAATAA
- a CDS encoding shikimate dehydrogenase, translated as MGKKENKHVYALVGRNISYSFSKGYFTEKFKELELKNSEYINFDIQSIKELSLKIEDYKKDLKGMNVTIPYKLDVFNYLDKIDKTAQKVGAVNTIKISKKGKLKGFNTDVYGFKKSLKPLLQEHHKRALILGTGGASKAVAFVLKKLEIKYKFVSRNPIDKKQISYKDLNNELIASHHVIINCTPLGTHPNINDCPDIPYQFISKKHLLFDLIYNPAETSFLRKGKENGATVKNGLEMLEKQAEKAWKIWNDK; from the coding sequence ATGGGGAAAAAAGAAAATAAACATGTTTATGCTTTAGTAGGAAGAAATATTTCCTATTCATTTTCAAAGGGATATTTTACTGAAAAATTTAAAGAATTAGAACTTAAAAATAGCGAGTATATTAACTTCGATATTCAGTCAATAAAAGAACTTTCTTTAAAGATAGAAGATTACAAAAAAGATTTAAAAGGAATGAACGTAACTATTCCTTATAAATTAGATGTCTTTAATTATTTAGATAAAATAGATAAAACAGCACAAAAAGTAGGGGCTGTAAACACTATAAAAATATCTAAAAAAGGAAAGTTAAAAGGATTTAATACTGATGTTTATGGTTTTAAAAAATCATTAAAACCTTTATTACAAGAACATCATAAAAGAGCATTAATTTTAGGTACAGGTGGTGCTTCAAAAGCAGTAGCTTTTGTGTTAAAAAAATTAGAGATTAAATATAAATTTGTTTCGAGAAACCCTATAGATAAGAAACAAATTTCATACAAAGATTTAAATAATGAACTTATAGCATCGCATCATGTAATAATTAATTGTACACCTTTAGGTACGCATCCTAATATTAATGACTGTCCTGATATTCCTTATCAATTTATATCAAAAAAACATTTATTATTCGATTTAATATACAACCCAGCTGAGACCTCTTTTTTAAGAAAAGGAAAAGAAAATGGAGCAACAGTAAAAAATGGACTAGAAATGTTAGAAAAACAAGCAGAAAAAGCCTGGAAAATATGGAATGATAAATAG
- a CDS encoding DUF368 domain-containing protein — translation MYNQRTLLQKTTLFFKGLVMGAANKVPGVSGGMVAFVMGFYKELIFSFQRINRKAFKLLFKGRFKSFAEYINLPFLILVMLGSMFSYFSVSLILDYFLKNYELYVWAWFFGMIIGSIYYISKDFNDWKAKNMIALIIGASLGIAISFMTPAKENDNLWFVFVCGIIGVSGMTLPGFSGSFILILLGNYVLLLVDSVNVLSSVVTSLLSGDFEVLKDQVKIRYLKIITIFTLGSAFGLVSMSHILGYVLKRWNQIVTALIIGFITGSLGIVWPWKKTIYKVNNESFLFDQKGNKIVENYERFIPDFSSQETWASIGFIVFGTALILIIDFYGEKRK, via the coding sequence ATGTATAACCAACGTACACTATTACAAAAAACAACTCTTTTTTTTAAGGGGTTAGTTATGGGGGCAGCGAATAAAGTACCAGGGGTTTCTGGAGGTATGGTTGCATTTGTAATGGGGTTTTACAAAGAACTTATTTTTTCTTTTCAAAGAATAAATAGAAAAGCTTTTAAGTTACTTTTTAAAGGGCGATTTAAAAGTTTTGCAGAGTATATTAATTTACCTTTTTTAATCCTAGTTATGCTAGGAAGTATGTTTAGTTATTTTAGTGTTTCTTTAATTTTAGATTATTTTTTAAAAAATTACGAGCTATATGTTTGGGCATGGTTTTTCGGAATGATTATCGGTTCAATTTATTATATATCAAAAGATTTTAATGACTGGAAGGCTAAAAATATGATAGCTTTAATAATTGGAGCTTCTTTAGGGATAGCTATTAGTTTTATGACTCCAGCAAAAGAAAATGATAATTTATGGTTTGTCTTTGTTTGTGGTATTATTGGGGTTTCAGGAATGACTTTACCTGGTTTTTCAGGTTCGTTTATTTTAATATTATTAGGTAATTATGTTTTATTATTAGTTGATAGCGTAAATGTGTTAAGTAGCGTTGTGACAAGTCTTTTATCTGGTGATTTTGAAGTATTAAAAGATCAAGTGAAAATTAGGTATTTAAAAATTATAACAATTTTTACTTTAGGGTCGGCCTTTGGATTAGTATCTATGTCGCATATTTTAGGTTATGTTTTAAAAAGATGGAACCAAATAGTTACAGCGCTTATAATTGGTTTTATTACAGGCTCTTTGGGTATTGTTTGGCCTTGGAAAAAAACAATTTATAAAGTAAATAACGAATCGTTTTTATTTGATCAAAAAGGAAATAAAATTGTTGAAAATTATGAACGATTTATTCCTGATTTTTCATCGCAAGAAACTTGGGCTTCTATTGGTTTTATTGTTTTTGGTACTGCTTTAATTTTAATAATAGATTTTTATGGGGAAAAAAGAAAATAA
- a CDS encoding GNAT family N-acetyltransferase, with protein sequence MIETKIFSVVNKPNELEKNEVIDFLYDNLEQYGDSKKDIQKAINYSIKEFTSPGGFTMLIKENNQILGATVINETGMGGYIPENILVYIATHKNQRGKGLGRTLMQKAIDYSKGDIALHVEANNPAKHLYEKLGFTNPYLEMRLKK encoded by the coding sequence ATGATTGAAACAAAAATATTTAGTGTGGTAAACAAACCAAATGAGTTAGAAAAAAATGAAGTAATCGATTTTTTATATGATAATCTTGAACAATACGGTGATTCTAAAAAAGACATTCAAAAAGCCATAAATTACTCAATAAAGGAATTTACTTCTCCTGGAGGATTCACTATGCTTATTAAAGAAAACAATCAAATTTTGGGGGCAACTGTAATTAATGAGACAGGAATGGGGGGTTATATTCCAGAAAATATTCTTGTTTACATCGCAACACATAAAAACCAAAGAGGTAAAGGCTTAGGGAGAACGTTAATGCAAAAAGCTATTGATTATTCAAAAGGGGATATTGCTCTTCACGTAGAAGCTAACAACCCTGCTAAACACCTCTATGAAAAATTAGGTTTTACAAATCCTTACCTAGAAATGAGATTAAAGAAATAA
- a CDS encoding DUF349 domain-containing protein, which produces MLENNEEKLQQPIIEETAVVIKEIEKAVSEVENEVANEAEKVDEKHEIKMLDYAAMELETLVDELRKLLGSHQIQQLKANVDSLKNAFNTKFGALLAEKKEAFLAEGGNSIDFQFSSPIKSEYNKLLGEYKEKRDAYYGQLEKQLKENLDKRNGLIDELKALIVNADPKTMYNDFQEIQKKWRTIGAVPKTKYNDTWKIYHHHVERFYDLLHLNKDFRELDFKHNLEEKLKLISRAEALNEVADVNVAFKDLQDLHRLWKEEIGPVGKEHREDVWDKFSEATKKIHDKRHQYFKELKSKYQEMIDAKLAVVEEINAFDTSNNKSHNDWQNSIVELEKLREKYFDIGKLPYNKSEVVWQQFKSATKKFNSSKNVFYKGEKSAQNDNLKSKIALIELAESIKDSDDWQEATNTMKRIQSDWKKIGHVPRKFSDDIWKRFKSACNYYFDRLHAQKNEQNKEQVAIVEAKKEFVEEMKVSENLTLEDIKERIAKWRALGVLPRNGRHLEEKFNKAVDVHLGNLNMSKSDIEMMKFKNVVESYLAQEDHKKLDNEQYFIRKKIDETVKDMQQLENNLGFFSNAKDDNPLVVNVRKGIQEFKDQLDVWKAKLTYIKKLNY; this is translated from the coding sequence ATGTTAGAAAATAACGAGGAAAAATTGCAACAACCAATTATCGAAGAAACTGCCGTAGTGATTAAAGAAATTGAGAAAGCAGTGAGTGAAGTAGAGAATGAAGTAGCTAATGAAGCTGAAAAGGTAGATGAAAAGCATGAAATAAAAATGCTTGATTATGCCGCTATGGAGTTGGAAACATTGGTGGATGAATTAAGAAAGTTATTAGGAAGTCATCAAATACAACAATTAAAAGCGAATGTAGATTCTCTTAAAAATGCATTTAACACCAAATTCGGAGCATTATTGGCCGAAAAAAAAGAAGCCTTTTTAGCAGAAGGAGGAAACTCTATAGATTTTCAATTTTCTAGTCCTATAAAATCAGAATACAATAAGTTATTAGGTGAGTATAAAGAAAAAAGAGATGCTTATTATGGTCAGTTAGAAAAACAATTAAAAGAAAATTTAGATAAAAGAAATGGTTTAATTGATGAGTTAAAAGCATTAATTGTAAATGCTGACCCTAAAACCATGTATAACGATTTCCAAGAAATTCAAAAAAAGTGGAGAACGATAGGGGCGGTGCCAAAAACAAAGTATAATGATACATGGAAAATATACCATCACCATGTAGAACGTTTTTATGATTTATTACATTTAAATAAAGATTTTAGAGAACTAGACTTTAAACATAATTTAGAAGAGAAGCTAAAGTTAATTAGTCGTGCAGAAGCTTTAAATGAAGTAGCAGATGTAAATGTAGCATTTAAAGATCTACAAGATTTACATCGTTTGTGGAAAGAAGAGATAGGGCCTGTTGGAAAAGAACACAGAGAAGATGTATGGGATAAGTTTAGTGAGGCTACAAAGAAAATACATGATAAACGTCACCAGTATTTTAAAGAATTAAAATCGAAGTATCAAGAAATGATTGATGCGAAGTTAGCTGTAGTCGAAGAAATTAATGCATTTGACACATCAAATAATAAATCACACAACGACTGGCAAAACAGCATTGTAGAGTTAGAAAAGCTACGTGAAAAATATTTTGATATAGGTAAGTTGCCTTATAATAAAAGCGAAGTAGTTTGGCAGCAATTTAAAAGTGCAACTAAAAAGTTTAACAGCTCAAAAAATGTTTTTTATAAGGGAGAAAAAAGTGCTCAAAATGATAACCTGAAAAGTAAAATTGCATTAATTGAGCTTGCTGAAAGTATAAAAGATAGTGATGATTGGCAGGAAGCAACGAATACGATGAAACGTATTCAATCTGATTGGAAAAAAATAGGGCACGTACCAAGAAAGTTTTCTGATGATATTTGGAAGCGTTTTAAAAGTGCCTGTAATTACTATTTTGATAGATTACATGCTCAGAAAAATGAACAGAATAAAGAACAAGTAGCTATTGTTGAGGCAAAAAAAGAATTTGTAGAAGAAATGAAAGTTTCTGAAAACTTAACTTTAGAAGATATTAAAGAACGTATTGCTAAGTGGAGAGCATTAGGAGTATTGCCAAGAAACGGACGCCATTTAGAAGAAAAATTTAATAAAGCTGTTGATGTCCATTTAGGAAACTTAAACATGAGTAAAAGCGACATTGAAATGATGAAGTTTAAAAATGTTGTAGAATCGTACTTAGCACAAGAAGATCATAAAAAACTAGATAACGAGCAGTATTTTATTCGTAAAAAAATAGATGAGACTGTTAAAGATATGCAACAACTAGAAAATAATTTAGGTTTTTTCTCAAACGCTAAAGATGATAATCCTTTAGTTGTAAATGTTCGCAAAGGAATTCAAGAATTTAAAGATCAATTAGATGTTTGGAAAGCGAAGTTGACTTACATTAAAAAATTAAATTATTAG
- a CDS encoding zinc ribbon domain-containing protein produces the protein MAKKEVTVEEKLRALYDLQLIDSRIDEIRNVRGELPLEVEDLEDEVAGLNTRLSKLKEESSSLDTDISNKKLAITESKTLIAKYEEQQKNVRNNREFDSLTKEIEFQELEIELSEKRIKEFKVKIAQKNEVIDTSKGKLKKQESHLTHKKNELDAILKETEKEEKLLKEKSVEYAESIDDHLLAAYNRIRSKVRNGLAVVAIERGAAGGSFFTIPPQVQLEIANRKKITIDEHSGRILIDAALAQEEKEKIDNLFV, from the coding sequence ATGGCAAAAAAAGAAGTAACGGTAGAAGAAAAATTAAGAGCGTTATACGATTTACAGTTAATCGATTCTAGAATTGACGAAATCAGAAACGTTCGTGGTGAATTACCTTTAGAAGTTGAAGATTTAGAAGATGAAGTTGCCGGATTAAACACAAGACTTTCTAAGTTAAAAGAAGAATCTAGTAGTTTAGATACTGATATTAGTAATAAAAAATTAGCAATTACCGAATCTAAAACATTAATTGCTAAATACGAAGAACAACAAAAAAATGTTCGTAACAATCGTGAGTTTGATTCTTTAACAAAAGAAATTGAGTTTCAAGAATTAGAAATTGAATTATCTGAAAAGAGAATTAAAGAATTTAAAGTTAAGATAGCTCAGAAGAACGAAGTTATTGATACTAGTAAAGGAAAATTAAAAAAGCAAGAAAGTCATTTAACTCACAAGAAAAATGAGCTTGATGCTATTTTAAAAGAAACTGAAAAAGAAGAAAAGTTACTAAAAGAAAAATCAGTAGAGTATGCAGAATCTATTGACGATCATTTATTAGCTGCTTATAATAGAATTCGTTCTAAAGTAAGAAACGGATTAGCTGTTGTTGCTATTGAACGTGGTGCTGCTGGTGGTTCTTTCTTTACAATTCCGCCTCAAGTACAGTTAGAAATTGCTAACCGTAAGAAAATTACAATAGATGAGCATAGTGGTCGTATTTTAATAGACGCTGCTTTAGCACAAGAAGAAAAAGAAAAGATAGACAACTTATTTGTTTAA
- a CDS encoding Nif3-like dinuclear metal center hexameric protein, with the protein MQIKDVTNYIEKLAPLSYAEDFDNVGLLIGNYTTNVTGVLVTLDTLEETIDEAIAENCNLIVSFHPIIFSGLKKINGNNYVERVVLKAIQNNIAIYATHTALDNVNNGVSAKMCEVLGLQNCKTLIPKKGIIKKLTTYVPLANADNLRTNLFEAGAGNIGNYSNCSFNVSGKESYLGNEKSNPTVGKKGELIFKEETCISVTFNSYLEGKILKTLFNSHPYEEVAYEVITLDNSHQNIGMGMIGEFTTPMKEKDFLTFVKKIFKTDCVRYSDLLEKPIKSVAVLGGSGSFAIKNAINMNADAYISADFKYHEFFKAEKRILLTDVGHYESEQFTKNLLIDYLRKKFSTFAIILSEKSTNPIHYI; encoded by the coding sequence ATGCAAATAAAAGACGTTACAAATTATATTGAAAAACTAGCACCGTTATCTTATGCTGAAGATTTTGATAATGTAGGATTACTTATAGGAAATTATACGACTAATGTAACTGGAGTTTTAGTTACTCTTGATACTTTAGAAGAAACAATTGATGAAGCTATTGCCGAAAATTGTAATTTAATTGTAAGCTTTCACCCGATTATTTTTAGTGGTTTAAAAAAAATAAATGGAAACAATTACGTTGAAAGAGTTGTTTTAAAAGCTATTCAAAATAATATTGCAATTTACGCTACTCATACTGCTTTAGATAATGTAAACAATGGTGTTTCTGCTAAAATGTGTGAAGTTTTAGGCTTACAAAATTGTAAAACATTAATTCCTAAAAAAGGTATTATAAAAAAACTTACCACTTATGTTCCGTTGGCTAACGCAGATAATTTACGAACAAATCTTTTTGAAGCTGGTGCTGGTAACATTGGTAACTACAGTAACTGTTCTTTTAATGTTTCTGGAAAAGAAAGTTATTTAGGTAATGAAAAGTCTAATCCTACAGTAGGTAAAAAGGGTGAATTAATATTTAAAGAAGAAACATGTATATCAGTAACTTTTAATAGTTATCTGGAAGGAAAGATACTTAAAACATTGTTTAATTCTCACCCTTATGAAGAAGTTGCTTATGAAGTAATTACACTAGATAATAGTCACCAAAACATAGGAATGGGAATGATTGGTGAATTTACAACCCCAATGAAAGAAAAAGATTTTTTAACTTTTGTAAAGAAAATATTTAAGACAGATTGTGTTAGGTATTCTGATTTATTAGAAAAGCCTATTAAAAGTGTTGCTGTTTTAGGAGGCTCTGGTAGCTTTGCTATAAAAAATGCTATAAATATGAATGCAGATGCTTATATTAGTGCTGATTTTAAATATCATGAGTTTTTTAAAGCTGAAAAAAGAATATTACTTACAGATGTTGGACATTATGAAAGTGAACAGTTTACAAAAAATCTTTTGATTGATTATCTTCGTAAAAAATTTAGTACTTTTGCAATTATTTTAAGTGAAAAAAGTACAAATCCAATACACTATATATAA